In the Oryza glaberrima chromosome 6, OglaRS2, whole genome shotgun sequence genome, one interval contains:
- the LOC127776587 gene encoding receptor-like protein kinase HERK 1 isoform X2, giving the protein MMVALSGRKRRLQAATMVALCFLSSICVSTAQFKPADNYLVDCGSSKSTTLGTRTFAADGAAPVKVDTSLEILAGTSANGVASFDNSALYQTARIFTSPSSYTFPIQKQGRHFVRLYFFAFAYQSYDLSTAKFTVSTQEMLLLSDFQQPDKTAPLFKEYSLNITQDKLIISFKPSNGIAFINAIEVVSVPDDLIGDSAPMVNPMQQYSGLSTQPLETVYRVNMGGPKVTADNDTLSRTWVTDKKYLVNPSVTREVNGGKVNYMKGGGSTPLIAPDIVYSTATELAASNTTNALFNMTWQFDVDSGFSYLIRFHFCDIVSKALNQLYFNAYVGSFYAQHDIDLSIQSMNQLATAIYLDVVLSSNDASNKLSISIGPSTLNNALPDGILNGLEVMKMSSGSGSAFTVGSSSSNKNLGVIIGSVLGAVGILIIVLVIVLLCRKKKTLEKQHSKTWMPFSINGLTSLSTGSRTSYGTTLTSGLNGSYGYRFAFSVLQEATNNFDENWVIGVGGFGKVYKGVLRDDTKVAVKRGNPKSQQGLNEFRTEIELLSRLRHRHLVSLIGYCDERNEMILVYEYMEKGTLKSHLYGSDNPSLNWKQRLEICIGAARGLHYLHTGSAKAIIHRDVKSANILLDENLLAKVADFGLSKTGPELDQTHVSTAVKGSFGYLDPEYFRRQQLTEKSDVYSFGVVLLEVLCARPVIDPTLPREMVNLAEWGMKWQKRGELHQIVDQRVSGSIRPDSLRKFGETVEKCLADYGVERPSMGDVLWNLEYVLQLQDADSSTVSDVNSMNRIVELPSQVQNIGTLESISVTMAEAGASHEPDHDLSDVSMSRVFSQLIKAEGR; this is encoded by the coding sequence ATGATGGTGGCTCTGtccgggaggaagaggaggctgcAAGCCGCAACCATGGTGGCTTTGTGTTTCTTGTCATCCATTTGCGTTTCCACAGCGCAATTCAAGCCTGCCGACAACTACCTGGTGGACTGCGGATCCTCCAAGAGCACGACGCTCGGCACGAGGACCTTTGCGGCTGACGGGGCTGCCCCGGTGAAGGTGGACACCTCCCTGGAAATCCTTGCCGGCACGTCGGCGAATGGGGTTGCGTCGTTCGATAACTCGGCGCTTTACCAGACCGCCCGCATCTTCACGAGCCCTTCATCGTATACTTTCCCGATCCAGAAGCAGGGCCGGCATTTTGTTCGTCTCTACTTCTTCGCCTTTGCCTACCAGAGCTATGATCTTTCCACTGCCAAGTTCACCGTGTCGACCCAAGAAATGCTCTTGCTTAGTGACTTCCAACAGCCAGACAAGACTGCGCCATTGTTCAAGGAATACTCTTTGAACATCACCCAAGACAAGCTCATTATTTCCTTCAAGCCATCGAATGGAATCGCATTCATCAATGCGATTGAAGTGGTTTCAGTCCCAGATGATCTCATAGGTGATAGTGCCCCGATGGTCAACCCTATGCAGCAGTACAGCGGTTTATCTACACAACCATTGGAAACAGTGTACCGTGTTAACATGGGTGGACCAAAGGTCACTGCAGACAATGATACCCTCTCCAGGACCTGGGTCACTGACAAAAAGTATTTAGTGAACCCATCTGTGACTAGAGAGGTTAATGGGGGGAAGGTCAATTATATGAAAGGTGGAGGATCAACACCGCTGATTGCTCCTGATATTGTTTATAGCACAGCTACAGAATTGGCAGCTTCGAATACAACGAACGCACTTTTCAACATGACATGGCAGTTTGATGTGGATTCAGGTTTCAGCTACTTGATAAGATTTCACTTCTGTGATATAGTCAGCAAGGCACTTAACCAACTCTATTTCAATGCATATGTTGGCAGCTTCTATGCGCAGCATGATATTGATCTCTCAATTCAATCAATGAATCAGTTGGCTACAGCTATCTATTTGGATGTGGTTCTTTCATCAAATGATGCATCTAACAAGCTCAGCATCAGTATTGGTCCATCCACTTTGAACAATGCATTACCAGATGGGATTCTGAATGGTCTTGAGGTCATGAAGATGAGCAGTGGCTCAGGTTCTGCTTTCACTGTTGGATCATCTAGTTCAAACAAGAATTTAGGTGTGATTATTGGGTCAGTCCTTGGAGCTGTTGGTATTCTGATAATTGTCCTTGTCATAGTACTTCTTTGCCGAAAGAAAAAGACTCTGGAGAAGCAGCACTCAAAGACTTGGATGCCTTTCTCTATCAATGGGCTCACCTCTCTCAGTACAGGAAGTAGAACTTCTTATGGTACTACTCTCACATCAGGGCTGAATGGAAGCTATGGATACCGATTTGCCTTTAGCGTGCTCCAAGAAGCAACAAACAATTTTGATGAGAACTGGGTTATTGGCGTTGGAGGTTTTGGGAAGGTCTACAAAGGTGTGCTGAGGGATGACACCAAGGTTGCAGTGAAGCGAGGGAACCCGAAGTCTCAGCAAGGTCTCAATGAGTTCCGTACAGAGATCGAACTCCTTTCACGGCTGCGGCACCGCCATCTGGTGTCCCTGATTGGGTATTGTGATGAAAGGaatgagatgatcttggtctATGAATATATGGAAAAAGGGACTCTGAAAAGCCACCTGTATGGCTCGGATAACCCCTCACTCAACTGGAAGCAGCGGTTGGAGATTTGCATTGGAGCAGCAAGGGGACTTCACTACCTTCATACCGGTTCTGCGAAGGCTATTATCCACCGTGATGTCAAGTCTGCAAACATCTTGCTTGATGAGAATCTCCTAGCAAAGGTTGCTGACTTTGGGCTATCAAAGACTGGGCCTGAGTTGGACCAAACTCATGTCAGTACTGCAGTGAAGGGTAGCTTTGGGTATCTTGACCCTGAATATTTCCGAAGGCAGCAACTGACTGAGAAGTCAGATGTCTACTCCTTCGGTGTTGTTTTGCTCGAGGTGCTTTGCGCAAGGCCAGTGATTGACCCTACGCTCCCAAGGGAGATGGTGAATTTGGCAGAGTGGGGGATGAAATGGCAGAAGAGAGGAGAGCTGCATCAGATCGTCGATCAGCGAGTTTCTGGTTCAATCAGGCCGGATTCTCTGAGGAAGTTTGGCGAAACAGTGGAGAAATGCCTGGCGGACTACGGTGTGGAGCGGCCATCCATGGGAGATGTCCTGTGGAACTTGGAGTACGTCCTGCAGCTCCAGGATGCAGATTCATCGACAGTATCAGATGTAAACAGCATGAACAGGATTGTCGAACTCCCGTCGCAAGTCCAGAACATCGGCACCCTCGAGAGCATCAGCGTGACAATGGCGGAAGCTGGAGCTTCACATGAGCCTGATCATGACCTCTCCGACGTTTCCATGAGCAGGGTGTTCTCTCAGCTAATCAAAGCTGAGGGAAGGTGA
- the LOC127777984 gene encoding cyclin-dependent kinase F-1, with protein MAIGGGGGGSWSIHGRPDVTSRYEVLGRAGSGAYADVYRGRRRSDGAPVALKEVHDAVSARREADALLAAAPSRHVVALLDHFPGGDHDDDVLVLEWLPLDLSAVVRSAAAARPSALPAAQRKRWMLQVLEGVAACHSAGVVHRDLKPANLLISEDGVLKVADLGQARILQETGTYQGMHPYEQSSGVEPWVSQQRAVLHGVKENHPSHDSETQTGQEPERLTAADYLHEMDQLRAKSTHGDVDKMSLQDGNASCLATCSTADIDDDPFRASYSYDAEEGMLEEESGAFTSCVGTRWFRAPELLYGSTNYGQEVDLWSLGCILAELFNLEPIFPGTSDIDQIGRIISVLGNITEETFPGCSNLPDYNKIFFNKVEKPIGLEACLPDRSASEVSIIKRLLCYDPTKRASAADLLNDPYFAEEPLPVPIEGLQVPESKDEDDDSTEEWANFRGGDSDSDFDEFGSMDVTKTDKGFSIRFS; from the exons AtggcgatcggcggcggcggcggcggtagctgGAGCATCCACGGCCGCCCCGACGTCACCTCCCGCTACGAGGTCCTCGGCCGCGCCGGCTCGGGAGCCTACGCCGACGTctaccgcggccgccgccgctccgacgGCGCCCCCGTCGCCCTCAAGGAGGTCCACGACGCCGTCAGCGCCCGCCGCGAGgccgacgccctcctcgccgccgcgccctcccgcCACGTCGTCGCCCTCCTCGACCACTTCCCCGGCGgggaccacgacgacgacgtcctcgTCCTCGAGTGGCTCCCGCTCGACCTCTCCGCCGTcgtccgctccgccgccgccgccaggccgagcgccctccccgccgcgcaGCGCAAGCGCTGGATGCTGCAGGTGCTCGAGGGCGTCGCCGCGTGCCACAGCGCCGGGGTCGTGCACCGCGACCTCAAGCCCGCCAACCTGCTCATCTCCGAGGACGGGGTCCTCAAGGTCGCCGACCTTGGTCAG GCCAGGATACTTCAGGAGACAGGAACATACCAAGGTATGCATCCATATGAGCAAAGTTCAGGAGTGGAGCCTTGGGTTTCACAACAACGAGCAGTGCTACATGGAGTGAAAGAGAACCACCCATCTCATGACTCAGAAACTCAAACTGGTCAGGAGCCAGAGAGACTCACCGCAGCTGATTACCTACATGAGATGGACCAACTCCGGGCCAAATCCACACATGGAGATGTTGACAAAATGAGCCTACAGGATGGGAATGCCTCCTGTCTTGCCACATGCAGCACAGCAGACATTGACGATGATCCATTTAGAGCCTCCTATTCATATGACGCAGAAGAAGGCATGTTGGAAGAAGAGTCCGGTGCTTTCACTTCTTGTGTTGGCACACGCTGGTTTAGAGCTCCAGAGCTCCTTTATGGGTCAACAAACTATGGGCAGGAGGTTGACCTCTGGTCACTAGGATGTATTTTGGCTGAACTGTTTAATTTAGAGCCTATATTCCCAGGCACATCTGATATCGATCAGATTGGTAGAATTATCAGTGTTCTGGGCAACATCACAGAAGAAACCTTTCCAGGCTGTTCAAATCTGCCAGATTACAATAAGATTTTCTTCAACAAAGTCGAGAAGCCAATAGGCCTCGAAGCATGCCTGCCTGATAGATCTGCTTCTGAAGTTAGTATCATAAAGAGGCTACTTTGCTATGACCCAACAAAGAGGGCCAGTGCTGCCGACTTGCTGAATGATCCATACTTCGCCGAAGAACCATTACCTGTACCTATTGAAGGATTACAAGTCCCAGAATCAAAGGATGAAGATGATGACAGCACAGAAGAATGGGCTAATTTCAGGGGTGGAGATTCAGATTCAGACTTCGATGAATTCGGCAGCATGGATGTCACCAAGACCGACAAGGGTTTCAGCATACGCTTCTCGTGA
- the LOC127776587 gene encoding receptor-like protein kinase HERK 1 isoform X1 — MHAARRSGGRLTEEVNMMVALSGRKRRLQAATMVALCFLSSICVSTAQFKPADNYLVDCGSSKSTTLGTRTFAADGAAPVKVDTSLEILAGTSANGVASFDNSALYQTARIFTSPSSYTFPIQKQGRHFVRLYFFAFAYQSYDLSTAKFTVSTQEMLLLSDFQQPDKTAPLFKEYSLNITQDKLIISFKPSNGIAFINAIEVVSVPDDLIGDSAPMVNPMQQYSGLSTQPLETVYRVNMGGPKVTADNDTLSRTWVTDKKYLVNPSVTREVNGGKVNYMKGGGSTPLIAPDIVYSTATELAASNTTNALFNMTWQFDVDSGFSYLIRFHFCDIVSKALNQLYFNAYVGSFYAQHDIDLSIQSMNQLATAIYLDVVLSSNDASNKLSISIGPSTLNNALPDGILNGLEVMKMSSGSGSAFTVGSSSSNKNLGVIIGSVLGAVGILIIVLVIVLLCRKKKTLEKQHSKTWMPFSINGLTSLSTGSRTSYGTTLTSGLNGSYGYRFAFSVLQEATNNFDENWVIGVGGFGKVYKGVLRDDTKVAVKRGNPKSQQGLNEFRTEIELLSRLRHRHLVSLIGYCDERNEMILVYEYMEKGTLKSHLYGSDNPSLNWKQRLEICIGAARGLHYLHTGSAKAIIHRDVKSANILLDENLLAKVADFGLSKTGPELDQTHVSTAVKGSFGYLDPEYFRRQQLTEKSDVYSFGVVLLEVLCARPVIDPTLPREMVNLAEWGMKWQKRGELHQIVDQRVSGSIRPDSLRKFGETVEKCLADYGVERPSMGDVLWNLEYVLQLQDADSSTVSDVNSMNRIVELPSQVQNIGTLESISVTMAEAGASHEPDHDLSDVSMSRVFSQLIKAEGR, encoded by the exons ATGCACGCCGCGCGGCGCTCCGGCGGACGGCTTACGGAGGAG GTGAACATGATGGTGGCTCTGtccgggaggaagaggaggctgcAAGCCGCAACCATGGTGGCTTTGTGTTTCTTGTCATCCATTTGCGTTTCCACAGCGCAATTCAAGCCTGCCGACAACTACCTGGTGGACTGCGGATCCTCCAAGAGCACGACGCTCGGCACGAGGACCTTTGCGGCTGACGGGGCTGCCCCGGTGAAGGTGGACACCTCCCTGGAAATCCTTGCCGGCACGTCGGCGAATGGGGTTGCGTCGTTCGATAACTCGGCGCTTTACCAGACCGCCCGCATCTTCACGAGCCCTTCATCGTATACTTTCCCGATCCAGAAGCAGGGCCGGCATTTTGTTCGTCTCTACTTCTTCGCCTTTGCCTACCAGAGCTATGATCTTTCCACTGCCAAGTTCACCGTGTCGACCCAAGAAATGCTCTTGCTTAGTGACTTCCAACAGCCAGACAAGACTGCGCCATTGTTCAAGGAATACTCTTTGAACATCACCCAAGACAAGCTCATTATTTCCTTCAAGCCATCGAATGGAATCGCATTCATCAATGCGATTGAAGTGGTTTCAGTCCCAGATGATCTCATAGGTGATAGTGCCCCGATGGTCAACCCTATGCAGCAGTACAGCGGTTTATCTACACAACCATTGGAAACAGTGTACCGTGTTAACATGGGTGGACCAAAGGTCACTGCAGACAATGATACCCTCTCCAGGACCTGGGTCACTGACAAAAAGTATTTAGTGAACCCATCTGTGACTAGAGAGGTTAATGGGGGGAAGGTCAATTATATGAAAGGTGGAGGATCAACACCGCTGATTGCTCCTGATATTGTTTATAGCACAGCTACAGAATTGGCAGCTTCGAATACAACGAACGCACTTTTCAACATGACATGGCAGTTTGATGTGGATTCAGGTTTCAGCTACTTGATAAGATTTCACTTCTGTGATATAGTCAGCAAGGCACTTAACCAACTCTATTTCAATGCATATGTTGGCAGCTTCTATGCGCAGCATGATATTGATCTCTCAATTCAATCAATGAATCAGTTGGCTACAGCTATCTATTTGGATGTGGTTCTTTCATCAAATGATGCATCTAACAAGCTCAGCATCAGTATTGGTCCATCCACTTTGAACAATGCATTACCAGATGGGATTCTGAATGGTCTTGAGGTCATGAAGATGAGCAGTGGCTCAGGTTCTGCTTTCACTGTTGGATCATCTAGTTCAAACAAGAATTTAGGTGTGATTATTGGGTCAGTCCTTGGAGCTGTTGGTATTCTGATAATTGTCCTTGTCATAGTACTTCTTTGCCGAAAGAAAAAGACTCTGGAGAAGCAGCACTCAAAGACTTGGATGCCTTTCTCTATCAATGGGCTCACCTCTCTCAGTACAGGAAGTAGAACTTCTTATGGTACTACTCTCACATCAGGGCTGAATGGAAGCTATGGATACCGATTTGCCTTTAGCGTGCTCCAAGAAGCAACAAACAATTTTGATGAGAACTGGGTTATTGGCGTTGGAGGTTTTGGGAAGGTCTACAAAGGTGTGCTGAGGGATGACACCAAGGTTGCAGTGAAGCGAGGGAACCCGAAGTCTCAGCAAGGTCTCAATGAGTTCCGTACAGAGATCGAACTCCTTTCACGGCTGCGGCACCGCCATCTGGTGTCCCTGATTGGGTATTGTGATGAAAGGaatgagatgatcttggtctATGAATATATGGAAAAAGGGACTCTGAAAAGCCACCTGTATGGCTCGGATAACCCCTCACTCAACTGGAAGCAGCGGTTGGAGATTTGCATTGGAGCAGCAAGGGGACTTCACTACCTTCATACCGGTTCTGCGAAGGCTATTATCCACCGTGATGTCAAGTCTGCAAACATCTTGCTTGATGAGAATCTCCTAGCAAAGGTTGCTGACTTTGGGCTATCAAAGACTGGGCCTGAGTTGGACCAAACTCATGTCAGTACTGCAGTGAAGGGTAGCTTTGGGTATCTTGACCCTGAATATTTCCGAAGGCAGCAACTGACTGAGAAGTCAGATGTCTACTCCTTCGGTGTTGTTTTGCTCGAGGTGCTTTGCGCAAGGCCAGTGATTGACCCTACGCTCCCAAGGGAGATGGTGAATTTGGCAGAGTGGGGGATGAAATGGCAGAAGAGAGGAGAGCTGCATCAGATCGTCGATCAGCGAGTTTCTGGTTCAATCAGGCCGGATTCTCTGAGGAAGTTTGGCGAAACAGTGGAGAAATGCCTGGCGGACTACGGTGTGGAGCGGCCATCCATGGGAGATGTCCTGTGGAACTTGGAGTACGTCCTGCAGCTCCAGGATGCAGATTCATCGACAGTATCAGATGTAAACAGCATGAACAGGATTGTCGAACTCCCGTCGCAAGTCCAGAACATCGGCACCCTCGAGAGCATCAGCGTGACAATGGCGGAAGCTGGAGCTTCACATGAGCCTGATCATGACCTCTCCGACGTTTCCATGAGCAGGGTGTTCTCTCAGCTAATCAAAGCTGAGGGAAGGTGA